Proteins found in one Bombus terrestris chromosome 1, iyBomTerr1.2, whole genome shotgun sequence genomic segment:
- the LOC100647488 gene encoding death-associated inhibitor of apoptosis 1 isoform X2 translates to MLLTVYFRMPRNAHLTPSVSVTPDTCHDEADNVDYHFEAARLQSFENWPVTYIEPEKLAAAGFYYTGESDKVKCFECQVEICKWVEGDIPMVDHQRWSARCRFIRKLNCGNVPIGVDPDTVTPPRPRSRDVCSPYGLEYRPTSGPDDHNFSMELQLASTAKLGCLGLGRTKGPVHPEYASYDARLHTFVTWPKSMPQTKEQLADAGFFYTGKGDQTLCYHCGGGLKDWEPEDDPWEQHAKWFSKCCYLLMVQGQDYISKITGQHVSPPSKEETMQMNLPSFIKKVQPTSVEVERKEETESNPGSSSQNNDIWGIASNTEPIKRSLESEPTENPSNIKTQNTKPTDDARMCKICYNGELGVVFLPCGHMVACVKCAPGMTTCAVCREPVTMTVRAFIP, encoded by the exons ATGTTATTAACTGTGTATTTCCGGATGCCAA GAAATGCACATTTAACACCATCAGTTTCTGTAACACCTGATACATGTCATGATGAAGCAGATAATGTTGATTACCATTTTGAAGCAGCAAGACTTCAGAGTTTTGAAAATTGGCCTGTAACATACATTGAACCTGAAAAGCTTGCAGCTGCAGGATTTTATTATACTGGTGAAAGTGACAAAGTAAAATGTTTTGAATGTCAAGTTGAGATATGTAAATGGGTAGAAGGTGATATACCCATGGTCGATCATCAGAGATGGTCTGCAAGGtgtagatttattcgtaaactGAACTGTGGTAATGTACCCATTGGAGTAGATCCTGATACGGTGACACCACCAAGACCAAGAAGTAGAGATGTATGTAGTCCTTATGGTTTAGAATATCGACCTACATCTGGTCCCGATGACCATAATTTTTCAATGGAATTACAACTAGCAAGCACAGCTAAACTTGGCTGTTTAGGTCTGGGAAGAACTAAGGGACCAGTACATCCAGAATATGCTAGTTATGATGCTAGGTTACACACATTTGTAACATGGCCTAAATCTATGCCACAAACAAAAGAACAATTAGCCGATGCAGGCTTTTTTTATACTGGGAAAGGTGACCAAACCCTGTGTTACCACTGTGGAGGTGGTTTAAAAGATTGGGAACCAGAAGATGATCCTTGGGAACAACACGCAAAGTGGTTTTCTAAATGCTGTTATTTATTAATGGTGCAAGGGCAAgattatattagtaaaataacAGGCCAGCATGTATCTCCACCTTCTAAAGAA GAAACAATGCAGATGAATCTACCCAGTTTTATTAAGAAAGTACAACCTACAAGTGTAGaagtagaaagaaaagaagagacagAAAGCAATCCAGGATCAAGTTCTCAAAATAATGATATTTGGGGTATTGCAAGCAATACAGAACCCATAAAAAGAAGTCTTGAATCCGAGCCAACAGAAAATCCATCAAATATAAAAACACAAAATACCAAACCTACTGATGATGCAAGAATGTGCAAAATCTGTTATAACGGAGAATTAGGAGTGGTATTTTTACCATGTGGACATATGGTTGCTTGTGTAAAATGTGCCCCTGGCATGACAACTTGTGCAGTATGTAGAGAACCTGTTACGATGACTGTACGAGCTTTCATCCCATAG
- the LOC100648891 gene encoding protein Son isoform X2, whose amino-acid sequence MGDLFDIANLITTVGVDRIKIKPEPGLPEKSSNEILTELFSTFDAEEEIVSSENTDQQVPNASVKIEKPIKFQVKKKKTKRKHKHKDKKHKKKSKRNSSESNSDLENIKKKRKHRKKTKRRHEDDSSKSSDSDEPKSKISKLDICNDMKKKGYNKDNGLGKEDVDGSESLEKLIIKKNPKLENVFTKEPDSPQLPPISKKIEDDPEEQLISKVLEKPKQGHQGKILIKDLKNSIVYNDTVREIENKEKEKAARMEDGELSDSSTDNRTPTLSPSPIRCTSFRSSTLSPTLEKVENRVPLSPVKGEVTARNDLRLILREKEKKRLGDVDKRSEGIEKSKLYMDNEYKEKAYNYNSKITINKDSKHAHNCHSQERRRSESRTRVSLRRSKSRERDKRRDKSRDRYNKSRNSDQREFLKCRERRRHRSRSDDRSRDKYVRGRSRSRERKERIEIDKKKLLEIARRNAINMIKQGTLPLVQQDKAIAAIQAGGKTVDELTDFCKSLSKSEALGELSSISSEEDGSESEKGFHHPFLLKGRPSSIIMNIKDAKQLPTKTFQEKTIESSNQLRLQFPVSSGQHHRKSENEWIPVTPKKPETKKQFMPATVPTESFPITPSTTSIYPVQSAVFSHSIAAEPIDIGSIVSQRLAAMRKLRENPNDVCAQNEMYRAQNEMKTWAESKQMPGQFTGSTGAKVLSPAELTSGYQAWARKLGYLALVCIHLRVCYRHIATSEKKQLQRRDDKF is encoded by the exons ATGGGAGATCTGTTTGATATTGCAAATTTAATTACAACTGTCGGTGttgatagaataaaaattaagcCGGAGCCCGGACTGCCAGAAAAATCTTCAAATGAAATTCTAACAGAGTTGTTTAGCACATTTGATGCTGAAGAAGAAATAGTATCATCAGAAAATACTGATCAGCAAGTTCCAAATGCAAGTGTTAAAATTGAGAAACCTATTAAATTTCAggtcaagaaaaaaaaaactaagAGGAAACATAAGCACAAagataaaaaacataaaaaaaagtcAAAGCGTAATTCTTCTGAGAGTAACAGTGATCTTGAaa atattaaaaagaaaagaaagcatagaaagaaaacaaaacggAGACATGAAGATGATTCAAGTAAGTCGTCAGATTCAGATGAACCCAAAAGTAAAATATCAAAACTTGATATATGCAACGATATGAAAAAGAAAGGTTATAATAAAGATAATGGACTAGGAAAAGAAGATGTAGATGGATCAGAAAGTTTggagaaattaataattaaaaaaaatccaAAATTAGAAAATGTGTTTACAAAGGAACCCGATAGTCCTCAATTGCCACCTATTTCAAAAAAAATTGAAGATGATCCTGAAGAACAATTAATATCTAAAGTTCTTG AAAAACCAAAGCAAGGGCATCAAgggaaaatattgataaaagatCTTAAAAATAGTATAGTTTACAATGATACAGttagagaaatagaaaataaggaaaaggaaaaggcaGCTCGAATGGAAGATGGTGAATTATCTGATAGTAGTACAGATAATAGAACTCCAACATTAAGTCCCAGTCCAATTCGTTGTACTTCATTTAGATCATCAACTTTGAGTCCAACTTTAGAAAAGGTAGAAAACAGAGTCCCATTGAGTCCTGTAAAAGGAGAAGTAACAGCAAGAAATGATTTAAGATTAATTTTgagggagaaagaaaagaaaagattagGAGATGTGGATAAAAGATCAGAAGGAATAGAAAAATCAAAATTGTATATGGATAATGAATACAAAGAAAAAGCGTATAATTATAACAGCAAAATTACAATAAACAAAGATAGCAAGCACGCTCATAATTGCCATTCTCAAGAGAGAAGAAGATCTGAATCTCGTACACGTGTGAGTTTACGTAGAAGTAAAAGCAGAGAAAGGGATAAACGAAGAGATAAAAGTAGAGATAGATACAACAAAAGTCGAAATAGTGATCAAcgagaatttttgaaatgtagagAGCGACGAAGACATAGAAGCCGCAGTGATGATAGAAGCAGAGATAAATATGTACGAGGACGAAGTAGAAGTAGAGAACGAAA GGAACGGattgaaattgataaaaagaaattgttagaAATAGCAAGAAGAAATGCAATAAACATGATTAAACAAGGTACATTACCATTGGTACAACAAGATAAAGCTATTGCTGCAATACAAGCTGGAGGGAAAACGGTGGATGAACTCACAG aTTTCTGCAAATCATTATCAAAATCTGAGGCATTAGGAGAACTTTCAAGTATCTCTTCAGAAGAAGATGGAAGTGAATCTGAAAAAGGTTTTCATCATCCTTTTTTACTAAAGGGTCGACCTAGTTCTATTATCATGAATATTAAG GATGCAAAGCAATTACCAACCAAAACATTCCAAGAAAAAACAATAGAATCATCAAATCAATTACGTTTACAATTTCCTGTATCAAGTGGACAACATCATAGAAAAAGTG AAAATGAATGGATACCAGTCACCCCAAAGAAGCCAGAAACGAAAAAACAATTTATGCCAGCTACTGTCCCAACTGAATCTTTTCCTATAACACCTTCAACTACATCTATATATCCAGTGCAATCGGCAGTTTTTTCTCACTCGATAGCAGCAGAG CCAATAGATATTGGTTCAATAGTATCTCAAAGATTAGCAGCAATGAGAAAATTAAGAGAAAATCCAAATGATGTATGTGCTCAAAATGAAATGTATAGAGCACAAAATGAG ATGAAAACATGGGCTGAGAGTAAACAAATGCCAGGTCAATTTACTGGGAGTACAGGAGCCAAAGTACTTTCACCTGCAGAGCTTACTTCAGGTTATCAAGCCTGGGCTCGTAAG CTGGGATATTTAGCATTAGTCTGCATCCACCTGAGGGTTTGTTACAGGCACATAGCTACATCAGAGAAGAAACAACTTCAGCGGCGTGATGacaaattttga
- the LOC100647488 gene encoding death-associated inhibitor of apoptosis 1 isoform X1, with protein MISIIKHRDLGNDTNLKSSGNAHLTPSVSVTPDTCHDEADNVDYHFEAARLQSFENWPVTYIEPEKLAAAGFYYTGESDKVKCFECQVEICKWVEGDIPMVDHQRWSARCRFIRKLNCGNVPIGVDPDTVTPPRPRSRDVCSPYGLEYRPTSGPDDHNFSMELQLASTAKLGCLGLGRTKGPVHPEYASYDARLHTFVTWPKSMPQTKEQLADAGFFYTGKGDQTLCYHCGGGLKDWEPEDDPWEQHAKWFSKCCYLLMVQGQDYISKITGQHVSPPSKEETMQMNLPSFIKKVQPTSVEVERKEETESNPGSSSQNNDIWGIASNTEPIKRSLESEPTENPSNIKTQNTKPTDDARMCKICYNGELGVVFLPCGHMVACVKCAPGMTTCAVCREPVTMTVRAFIP; from the exons atgaTTAGCATAATTAAACACAGAGACTTGGGAAATGATACAAACTTGAAATCTTCAGGAAATGCACATTTAACACCATCAGTTTCTGTAACACCTGATACATGTCATGATGAAGCAGATAATGTTGATTACCATTTTGAAGCAGCAAGACTTCAGAGTTTTGAAAATTGGCCTGTAACATACATTGAACCTGAAAAGCTTGCAGCTGCAGGATTTTATTATACTGGTGAAAGTGACAAAGTAAAATGTTTTGAATGTCAAGTTGAGATATGTAAATGGGTAGAAGGTGATATACCCATGGTCGATCATCAGAGATGGTCTGCAAGGtgtagatttattcgtaaactGAACTGTGGTAATGTACCCATTGGAGTAGATCCTGATACGGTGACACCACCAAGACCAAGAAGTAGAGATGTATGTAGTCCTTATGGTTTAGAATATCGACCTACATCTGGTCCCGATGACCATAATTTTTCAATGGAATTACAACTAGCAAGCACAGCTAAACTTGGCTGTTTAGGTCTGGGAAGAACTAAGGGACCAGTACATCCAGAATATGCTAGTTATGATGCTAGGTTACACACATTTGTAACATGGCCTAAATCTATGCCACAAACAAAAGAACAATTAGCCGATGCAGGCTTTTTTTATACTGGGAAAGGTGACCAAACCCTGTGTTACCACTGTGGAGGTGGTTTAAAAGATTGGGAACCAGAAGATGATCCTTGGGAACAACACGCAAAGTGGTTTTCTAAATGCTGTTATTTATTAATGGTGCAAGGGCAAgattatattagtaaaataacAGGCCAGCATGTATCTCCACCTTCTAAAGAA GAAACAATGCAGATGAATCTACCCAGTTTTATTAAGAAAGTACAACCTACAAGTGTAGaagtagaaagaaaagaagagacagAAAGCAATCCAGGATCAAGTTCTCAAAATAATGATATTTGGGGTATTGCAAGCAATACAGAACCCATAAAAAGAAGTCTTGAATCCGAGCCAACAGAAAATCCATCAAATATAAAAACACAAAATACCAAACCTACTGATGATGCAAGAATGTGCAAAATCTGTTATAACGGAGAATTAGGAGTGGTATTTTTACCATGTGGACATATGGTTGCTTGTGTAAAATGTGCCCCTGGCATGACAACTTGTGCAGTATGTAGAGAACCTGTTACGATGACTGTACGAGCTTTCATCCCATAG
- the LOC100648891 gene encoding protein Son isoform X3, producing the protein MGDLFDIANLITTVGVDRIKIKPEPGLPEKSSNEILTELFSTFDAEEEIVSSENTDQQVPNASVKIEKPIKFQVKKKKTKRKHKHKDKKHKKKSKRNSSESNSDLENIKKKRKHRKKTKRRHEDDSSKSSDSDEPKSKISKLDICNDMKKKGYNKDNGLGKEDVDGSESLEKLIIKKNPKLENVFTKEPDSPQLPPISKKIEDDPEEQLISKVLEKPKQGHQGKILIKDLKNSIVYNDTVREIENKEKEKAARMEDGELSDSSTDNRTPTLSPSPIRCTSFRSSTLSPTLEKVENRVPLSPVKGEVTARNDLRLILREKEKKRLGDVDKRSEGIEKSKLYMDNEYKEKAYNYNSKITINKDSKHAHNCHSQERRRSESRTRVSLRRSKSRERDKRRDKSRDRYNKSRNSDQREFLKCRERRRHRSRSDDRSRDKYVRGRSRSRERKERIEIDKKKLLEIARRNAINMIKQGTLPLVQQDKAIAAIQAGGKTVDELTDFCKSLSKSEALGELSSISSEEDGSESEKGFHHPFLLKGRPSSIIMNIKDAKQLPTKTFQEKTIESSNQLRLQFPVSSGQHHRKSENEWIPVTPKKPETKKQFMPATVPTESFPITPSTTSIYPVQSAVFSHSIAAEPIDIGSIVSQRLAAMRKLRENPNDVCAQNEMYRAQNEMKTWAESKQMPGQFTGSTGAKVLSPAELTSGYQAWARKAHSYIREETTSAA; encoded by the exons ATGGGAGATCTGTTTGATATTGCAAATTTAATTACAACTGTCGGTGttgatagaataaaaattaagcCGGAGCCCGGACTGCCAGAAAAATCTTCAAATGAAATTCTAACAGAGTTGTTTAGCACATTTGATGCTGAAGAAGAAATAGTATCATCAGAAAATACTGATCAGCAAGTTCCAAATGCAAGTGTTAAAATTGAGAAACCTATTAAATTTCAggtcaagaaaaaaaaaactaagAGGAAACATAAGCACAAagataaaaaacataaaaaaaagtcAAAGCGTAATTCTTCTGAGAGTAACAGTGATCTTGAaa atattaaaaagaaaagaaagcatagaaagaaaacaaaacggAGACATGAAGATGATTCAAGTAAGTCGTCAGATTCAGATGAACCCAAAAGTAAAATATCAAAACTTGATATATGCAACGATATGAAAAAGAAAGGTTATAATAAAGATAATGGACTAGGAAAAGAAGATGTAGATGGATCAGAAAGTTTggagaaattaataattaaaaaaaatccaAAATTAGAAAATGTGTTTACAAAGGAACCCGATAGTCCTCAATTGCCACCTATTTCAAAAAAAATTGAAGATGATCCTGAAGAACAATTAATATCTAAAGTTCTTG AAAAACCAAAGCAAGGGCATCAAgggaaaatattgataaaagatCTTAAAAATAGTATAGTTTACAATGATACAGttagagaaatagaaaataaggaaaaggaaaaggcaGCTCGAATGGAAGATGGTGAATTATCTGATAGTAGTACAGATAATAGAACTCCAACATTAAGTCCCAGTCCAATTCGTTGTACTTCATTTAGATCATCAACTTTGAGTCCAACTTTAGAAAAGGTAGAAAACAGAGTCCCATTGAGTCCTGTAAAAGGAGAAGTAACAGCAAGAAATGATTTAAGATTAATTTTgagggagaaagaaaagaaaagattagGAGATGTGGATAAAAGATCAGAAGGAATAGAAAAATCAAAATTGTATATGGATAATGAATACAAAGAAAAAGCGTATAATTATAACAGCAAAATTACAATAAACAAAGATAGCAAGCACGCTCATAATTGCCATTCTCAAGAGAGAAGAAGATCTGAATCTCGTACACGTGTGAGTTTACGTAGAAGTAAAAGCAGAGAAAGGGATAAACGAAGAGATAAAAGTAGAGATAGATACAACAAAAGTCGAAATAGTGATCAAcgagaatttttgaaatgtagagAGCGACGAAGACATAGAAGCCGCAGTGATGATAGAAGCAGAGATAAATATGTACGAGGACGAAGTAGAAGTAGAGAACGAAA GGAACGGattgaaattgataaaaagaaattgttagaAATAGCAAGAAGAAATGCAATAAACATGATTAAACAAGGTACATTACCATTGGTACAACAAGATAAAGCTATTGCTGCAATACAAGCTGGAGGGAAAACGGTGGATGAACTCACAG aTTTCTGCAAATCATTATCAAAATCTGAGGCATTAGGAGAACTTTCAAGTATCTCTTCAGAAGAAGATGGAAGTGAATCTGAAAAAGGTTTTCATCATCCTTTTTTACTAAAGGGTCGACCTAGTTCTATTATCATGAATATTAAG GATGCAAAGCAATTACCAACCAAAACATTCCAAGAAAAAACAATAGAATCATCAAATCAATTACGTTTACAATTTCCTGTATCAAGTGGACAACATCATAGAAAAAGTG AAAATGAATGGATACCAGTCACCCCAAAGAAGCCAGAAACGAAAAAACAATTTATGCCAGCTACTGTCCCAACTGAATCTTTTCCTATAACACCTTCAACTACATCTATATATCCAGTGCAATCGGCAGTTTTTTCTCACTCGATAGCAGCAGAG CCAATAGATATTGGTTCAATAGTATCTCAAAGATTAGCAGCAATGAGAAAATTAAGAGAAAATCCAAATGATGTATGTGCTCAAAATGAAATGTATAGAGCACAAAATGAG ATGAAAACATGGGCTGAGAGTAAACAAATGCCAGGTCAATTTACTGGGAGTACAGGAGCCAAAGTACTTTCACCTGCAGAGCTTACTTCAGGTTATCAAGCCTGGGCTCGTAAG GCACATAGCTACATCAGAGAAGAAACAACTTCAGCGGCGTGA
- the LOC100648891 gene encoding protein SON isoform X1 produces the protein MGDLFDIANLITTVGVDRIKIKPEPGLPEKSSNEILTELFSTFDAEEEIVSSENTDQQVPNASVKIEKPIKFQVKKKKTKRKHKHKDKKHKKKSKRNSSESNSDLENIKKKRKHRKKTKRRHEDDSSKSSDSDEPKSKISKLDICNDMKKKGYNKDNGLGKEDVDGSESLEKLIIKKNPKLENVFTKEPDSPQLPPISKKIEDDPEEQLISKVLEKPKQGHQGKILIKDLKNSIVYNDTVREIENKEKEKAARMEDGELSDSSTDNRTPTLSPSPIRCTSFRSSTLSPTLEKVENRVPLSPVKGEVTARNDLRLILREKEKKRLGDVDKRSEGIEKSKLYMDNEYKEKAYNYNSKITINKDSKHAHNCHSQERRRSESRTRVSLRRSKSRERDKRRDKSRDRYNKSRNSDQREFLKCRERRRHRSRSDDRSRDKYVRGRSRSRERKERIEIDKKKLLEIARRNAINMIKQGTLPLVQQDKAIAAIQAGGKTVDELTDFCKSLSKSEALGELSSISSEEDGSESEKGFHHPFLLKGRPSSIIMNIKDAKQLPTKTFQEKTIESSNQLRLQFPVSSGQHHRKSENEWIPVTPKKPETKKQFMPATVPTESFPITPSTTSIYPVQSAVFSHSIAAEPIDIGSIVSQRLAAMRKLRENPNDVCAQNEMYRAQNEMKTWAESKQMPGQFTGSTGAKVLSPAELTSGYQAWARKDQLVSAQPVSGGMGMALLQKMGWRPGEGLGKNKEGTLEPLQLEVKLDKRGLVSEQDIGQKIGKTTKPLVPAIKTLEGKHPVSLLGEYCSKRKLGAPVYELCFECGPDHRKNFLFKVKVNGIEYKPSVASPNKKQAKAEAAQICLQTLGLLPEPNSISITKS, from the exons ATGGGAGATCTGTTTGATATTGCAAATTTAATTACAACTGTCGGTGttgatagaataaaaattaagcCGGAGCCCGGACTGCCAGAAAAATCTTCAAATGAAATTCTAACAGAGTTGTTTAGCACATTTGATGCTGAAGAAGAAATAGTATCATCAGAAAATACTGATCAGCAAGTTCCAAATGCAAGTGTTAAAATTGAGAAACCTATTAAATTTCAggtcaagaaaaaaaaaactaagAGGAAACATAAGCACAAagataaaaaacataaaaaaaagtcAAAGCGTAATTCTTCTGAGAGTAACAGTGATCTTGAaa atattaaaaagaaaagaaagcatagaaagaaaacaaaacggAGACATGAAGATGATTCAAGTAAGTCGTCAGATTCAGATGAACCCAAAAGTAAAATATCAAAACTTGATATATGCAACGATATGAAAAAGAAAGGTTATAATAAAGATAATGGACTAGGAAAAGAAGATGTAGATGGATCAGAAAGTTTggagaaattaataattaaaaaaaatccaAAATTAGAAAATGTGTTTACAAAGGAACCCGATAGTCCTCAATTGCCACCTATTTCAAAAAAAATTGAAGATGATCCTGAAGAACAATTAATATCTAAAGTTCTTG AAAAACCAAAGCAAGGGCATCAAgggaaaatattgataaaagatCTTAAAAATAGTATAGTTTACAATGATACAGttagagaaatagaaaataaggaaaaggaaaaggcaGCTCGAATGGAAGATGGTGAATTATCTGATAGTAGTACAGATAATAGAACTCCAACATTAAGTCCCAGTCCAATTCGTTGTACTTCATTTAGATCATCAACTTTGAGTCCAACTTTAGAAAAGGTAGAAAACAGAGTCCCATTGAGTCCTGTAAAAGGAGAAGTAACAGCAAGAAATGATTTAAGATTAATTTTgagggagaaagaaaagaaaagattagGAGATGTGGATAAAAGATCAGAAGGAATAGAAAAATCAAAATTGTATATGGATAATGAATACAAAGAAAAAGCGTATAATTATAACAGCAAAATTACAATAAACAAAGATAGCAAGCACGCTCATAATTGCCATTCTCAAGAGAGAAGAAGATCTGAATCTCGTACACGTGTGAGTTTACGTAGAAGTAAAAGCAGAGAAAGGGATAAACGAAGAGATAAAAGTAGAGATAGATACAACAAAAGTCGAAATAGTGATCAAcgagaatttttgaaatgtagagAGCGACGAAGACATAGAAGCCGCAGTGATGATAGAAGCAGAGATAAATATGTACGAGGACGAAGTAGAAGTAGAGAACGAAA GGAACGGattgaaattgataaaaagaaattgttagaAATAGCAAGAAGAAATGCAATAAACATGATTAAACAAGGTACATTACCATTGGTACAACAAGATAAAGCTATTGCTGCAATACAAGCTGGAGGGAAAACGGTGGATGAACTCACAG aTTTCTGCAAATCATTATCAAAATCTGAGGCATTAGGAGAACTTTCAAGTATCTCTTCAGAAGAAGATGGAAGTGAATCTGAAAAAGGTTTTCATCATCCTTTTTTACTAAAGGGTCGACCTAGTTCTATTATCATGAATATTAAG GATGCAAAGCAATTACCAACCAAAACATTCCAAGAAAAAACAATAGAATCATCAAATCAATTACGTTTACAATTTCCTGTATCAAGTGGACAACATCATAGAAAAAGTG AAAATGAATGGATACCAGTCACCCCAAAGAAGCCAGAAACGAAAAAACAATTTATGCCAGCTACTGTCCCAACTGAATCTTTTCCTATAACACCTTCAACTACATCTATATATCCAGTGCAATCGGCAGTTTTTTCTCACTCGATAGCAGCAGAG CCAATAGATATTGGTTCAATAGTATCTCAAAGATTAGCAGCAATGAGAAAATTAAGAGAAAATCCAAATGATGTATGTGCTCAAAATGAAATGTATAGAGCACAAAATGAG ATGAAAACATGGGCTGAGAGTAAACAAATGCCAGGTCAATTTACTGGGAGTACAGGAGCCAAAGTACTTTCACCTGCAGAGCTTACTTCAGGTTATCAAGCCTGGGCTCGTAAG GACCAATTAGTATCAGCACAGCCTGTTTCGGGTGGGATGGGTATGGCTTTACTACAGAAGATGGGTTGGCGACCAGGGGAGGGTttgggaaaaaataaagaaggtaCTCTTGAGCCCTTGCAGCTTGAAGTAAAATTGGATAAACGAGGACTTGTTTCTGAGCAAGACATTGGACAAAAAATAGGGAAAACAACCAAACCACTAGTACCAGCAATCAAAACTTTAGAAG GTAAACATCCAGTATCATTATTAGGCGAATATTGTTCAAAACGAAAACTTGGTGCACCAGTTTATGAATTATGTTTTGAATGTGGACCAGATCATAGGAAAAATTTCCTGTTTAAa GTAAAAGTAAATGGAATTGAATACAAACCAAGTGTTGCAAGTCCAAACAAGAAACAAGCTAAGGCAGAAGCAGCACAGATTTGTTTACAAACATTAGGATTGTTACCTGAGCCTAATTCTATATCTATTACAAAATCTTGA